From one Deltaproteobacteria bacterium genomic stretch:
- a CDS encoding insulinase family protein yields the protein MQLTRLPNGVRVLSERLPDLTSATVGIWVENGSRYERAEQAGISHFLEHLFFKGTARRTAAQIAQEIDAVGGVLNAFTGKEYTCYYAKVLREHLPLALDLLADIFTQSTFAAEEIERERSVIMQEISQVEDTPDDYVHELFNLAFWPGHPLSRPIAGTAETVARLVRDDFLRFLKARYRADRVLVAAAGAVGHDDLLAVANRHFGALAGSAPGVDGGPPEPRAGLSVHEKRLEQVHLCLGTPGIAQTDADRYPAHLVNVALGGGMSSRLFQEIRERRGKAYTVYSFLSSYHDAGYTGVYVGTSAEWTREVVDVIRAELGRMARDGLAPDELARGKNQMKGNMLLGLETSDSRMSRIAKNEIYFGRDVPLEEVAAGIDAVTNDDVLRVSQRLFRSETLALTVLGDLKGHALGDEVLAS from the coding sequence CTCGGCCACCGTCGGCATCTGGGTCGAGAACGGGTCGCGCTACGAGCGCGCGGAGCAGGCCGGCATCTCGCACTTCCTCGAGCACCTCTTCTTCAAGGGCACCGCCCGCCGCACCGCTGCGCAGATCGCCCAGGAGATCGACGCGGTCGGCGGCGTGCTGAACGCCTTCACCGGCAAGGAGTACACCTGCTACTACGCCAAGGTGCTGCGCGAGCACCTGCCGCTCGCGCTCGACCTGCTGGCGGACATCTTCACGCAGTCCACGTTCGCAGCGGAGGAGATCGAGCGCGAGCGGTCGGTGATCATGCAGGAGATCTCGCAGGTCGAGGACACACCCGACGATTACGTGCACGAGCTCTTCAACCTGGCCTTCTGGCCGGGGCACCCGCTCTCGCGCCCGATCGCAGGGACGGCCGAGACCGTGGCGCGCCTCGTGCGCGACGACTTCCTCCGCTTCCTCAAGGCCCGCTACCGGGCCGACCGCGTGCTCGTCGCGGCGGCGGGGGCGGTCGGCCACGACGACCTGCTCGCGGTCGCGAACCGGCACTTCGGCGCCCTCGCGGGCAGCGCCCCGGGCGTGGACGGCGGCCCGCCCGAGCCCCGCGCCGGCCTCTCCGTGCACGAGAAGCGCCTCGAGCAGGTGCACCTCTGCCTGGGCACGCCCGGGATCGCGCAGACCGACGCCGACCGCTACCCGGCGCACCTCGTGAACGTCGCGCTCGGCGGCGGGATGAGCTCGCGGCTGTTCCAGGAGATCCGCGAGCGGCGCGGCAAGGCCTACACGGTCTACTCGTTCCTCTCCTCCTACCACGACGCCGGCTACACGGGGGTCTACGTCGGCACCAGCGCGGAATGGACGCGCGAGGTGGTCGACGTGATCCGGGCCGAGCTCGGGCGGATGGCGCGCGACGGGCTCGCGCCCGACGAGCTCGCGCGCGGCAAGAACCAGATGAAGGGCAACATGCTCCTCGGCCTCGAGACCAGTGACAGCCGCATGAGCCGCATCGCGAAGAACGAGATCTACTTCGGGCGCGACGTGCCGCTCGAGGAGGTGGCGGCGGGCATCGACGCGGTGACCAACGACGACGTCCTGCGCGTCAGCCAGCGGCTGTTCCGGTCCGAGACCCTGGCCCTCACCGTGCTCGGCGATCTGAAGGGCCACGCGCTGGGCGACGAGGTGCTTGCGAGTTGA